In Phycisphaerae bacterium, one genomic interval encodes:
- a CDS encoding glycosyltransferase translates to MRVALLVTDLERGGTPLRLVRLARGLSAAGVEVHAGCLAPRGPLSSELTAAGLATFACDAEDARDFLALKRLSQHMRRVQPDLIHATLLHANVAARIVGGVQHIPVVGATATIEVERPWHRALERATAGLDRAHIVNSHAVAEHVIRVFGVPRRRVHIVPPSLDPWPRRVERAAARAALGIPAHEFVVAWVGRLDPVKRLGLIVSCAEIMTTVPVRFLLAGEGPERANLERSLRLSSAARVVHLLGWQADIGAVLSAADAFLCPSRTEGMPNAVLEALACGVPVVASDIPALRELAGAHGHIVLVRGSAAQDYVAALLKLRADEPARRALGQSAADWARAHLDPQATVQAVLKVYQGVLRHTPAR, encoded by the coding sequence ATGCGCGTGGCGTTGCTGGTGACCGACCTCGAGCGCGGCGGCACGCCGCTGCGCCTGGTGCGGCTGGCGCGCGGGTTGTCGGCCGCGGGGGTCGAGGTGCACGCCGGTTGCCTTGCCCCGCGCGGGCCGCTCAGCAGCGAGCTGACAGCGGCCGGGCTGGCGACGTTTGCCTGCGACGCGGAAGATGCGCGTGACTTCCTGGCGCTCAAGCGTCTGTCGCAGCACATGCGCCGCGTGCAACCCGACCTGATTCACGCGACGCTGCTGCACGCCAACGTCGCGGCGCGCATCGTCGGCGGCGTGCAGCACATCCCGGTCGTCGGCGCCACCGCGACGATCGAGGTCGAGCGCCCCTGGCACCGGGCGCTGGAACGCGCCACCGCCGGCCTCGACCGCGCGCACATCGTCAACAGTCACGCCGTCGCGGAACATGTGATCCGCGTGTTCGGCGTGCCGCGGCGACGCGTGCACATTGTGCCGCCGTCGCTGGACCCATGGCCGCGGCGCGTGGAGCGGGCCGCGGCGCGCGCGGCACTGGGCATCCCGGCGCACGAGTTCGTGGTCGCGTGGGTGGGCCGGCTCGACCCGGTGAAGCGCTTGGGTCTGATCGTCTCCTGTGCCGAGATCATGACGACCGTGCCCGTGCGGTTCCTGCTGGCGGGGGAGGGCCCGGAGCGCGCAAACCTGGAGCGGTCGCTGCGCTTGAGCAGCGCGGCGCGCGTCGTACATTTGCTCGGCTGGCAGGCGGACATCGGGGCGGTCCTGTCGGCGGCCGACGCCTTCCTGTGCCCCTCGCGCACGGAGGGCATGCCCAACGCCGTGCTCGAAGCGCTGGCCTGTGGCGTGCCGGTGGTGGCCAGCGACATCCCGGCGCTGCGGGAACTCGCGGGTGCGCATGGGCACATCGTGCTCGTGCGGGGCAGCGCGGCGCAGGATTACGTGGCGGCCCTGCTGAAGCTGCGGGCGGATGAGCCGGCGCGGCGCGCGCTGGGGCAGAGTGCGGCCGACTGGGCCCGCGCGCACCTCGATCCGCAGGCCACGGTGCAGGCCGTGCTCAAGGTCTATCAGGGCGTCCTCCGACACACGCCCGCGCGCTAA
- the larB gene encoding nickel pincer cofactor biosynthesis protein LarB produces MSPQVLRELLEDLAAGRTTAAAVLRRLETLPFESLGFACVDHHRALRCGFPEVIFGQGKTPEQVETIFAKLAAMGGNVLATRVSPQAAQPVCERFSAAVYNTLSRTLALRQQHGAPGPGRIAIVCAGSSDLPVAEEARITAEMMDQPTQTLYDVGVAGLHRLLARSAELRAATVVVVVAGMEGALPSVVGGLVQAPVIAVPTSVGYGASFHGLAALLTMLNSCAAGVSVVNIDNGFGAGYQAALINRLAAAPRPPEAPTAHDDAEA; encoded by the coding sequence CTGAGCCCACAGGTGTTGCGAGAGCTGCTCGAGGATTTGGCCGCCGGGCGCACGACGGCGGCCGCGGTGCTGCGCCGGCTGGAGACCCTGCCGTTCGAATCGCTGGGCTTTGCCTGCGTCGACCACCACCGCGCGCTGCGCTGCGGCTTCCCCGAAGTCATCTTCGGTCAGGGCAAGACGCCCGAGCAGGTGGAGACCATCTTCGCGAAGCTGGCGGCGATGGGCGGCAACGTGCTGGCGACGCGCGTCAGTCCGCAAGCTGCCCAGCCCGTTTGCGAGCGGTTCTCCGCCGCGGTCTACAACACGTTGTCCCGCACGCTCGCGCTGCGCCAGCAACACGGCGCGCCCGGACCGGGCCGCATCGCCATCGTCTGCGCCGGCAGCAGCGATCTGCCCGTCGCGGAGGAGGCCCGCATCACCGCCGAGATGATGGACCAGCCGACGCAGACGCTGTACGACGTGGGGGTGGCCGGTCTGCATCGTCTGCTGGCGCGCTCGGCGGAACTGCGCGCGGCGACGGTCGTCGTGGTCGTCGCCGGCATGGAGGGCGCGCTGCCGAGCGTGGTCGGTGGCCTCGTCCAGGCGCCCGTCATCGCCGTGCCGACCAGCGTCGGCTATGGCGCCAGCTTTCACGGGCTCGCGGCCCTGCTGACGATGCTGAACAGCTGCGCGGCGGGCGTGTCCGTCGTGAACATCGACAACGGATTTGGCGCCGGCTACCAGGCCGCGCTGATCAATCGCCTGGCGGCCGCGCCACGCCCTCCGGAGGCCCCAACCGCGCATGACGACGCCGAAGCCTGA
- a CDS encoding co-chaperone GroES translates to MNQAANSKPQIETVEPLGKRVLIRKDEDKKTTKGGIQLPGNIEIPTITGRVVAVSAQIGRDEDYPLAQYDKVLFNPKNAIPVDFEGDNRLFVVPVEDIVAVFRRGK, encoded by the coding sequence ATGAACCAGGCCGCCAACAGCAAGCCGCAGATCGAAACGGTCGAGCCACTCGGCAAGCGGGTCTTGATCCGCAAGGACGAGGACAAGAAGACGACCAAGGGCGGCATTCAGCTCCCGGGCAACATCGAGATCCCGACCATCACCGGTCGCGTTGTAGCGGTATCGGCCCAAATCGGGCGCGACGAGGATTACCCGCTGGCGCAATACGACAAGGTGCTGTTCAACCCCAAGAACGCGATCCCGGTGGATTTCGAAGGCGACAATCGGCTGTTCGTGGTGCCGGTCGAGGACATCGTGGCGGTTTTTCGCCGCGGAAAGTGA
- a CDS encoding PKD domain-containing protein: MRRPRSITLFGLAAPLLLMQTTPSGCLSDGTGGGGSPLFNLPPTAVLTSDVQRGVAPLKVYFSSSGSSDDGVIVRREWDFGDGVGTSQEISPTYTFQSNGIFTVRLTLTDDRGATSSTTIVISVTERPIAIIAVDRTTAETAPATFEFDGSASFDPDAAEGETLLYRWDFGDGSRELLASVSHTFATAGTYRVRLTVTDAVGVTGSADKIIEVGIPRPTISFRAPPADIANLVCSPSALLWVHAAYSVTPGVPYTLRAGLDGDRDACSAQVVLYTADSRAELASLVDPTTDPEAEQGAVRAAVYAPVAGSTRALVGGDDGVVRLYDTISGVLLRRYGGTGAGVRSLAFAPDAATFAVGYSDGTLVLRETNSNDVIRPFVGHVGAVNAVAFSADGTQMLAGDDSGSAILWNAADATQALQLDHAGSPVTSVAFSPVDPQRVLTGSADATARLWSTVNGNQLQEFAPVFSNGVLISGHSDAVTSVAFAPAGTVIATGSADKKVKLWDVALGSETATLSGHTDAVRAVAFAPDGKALLSGSDDRTALIWDLATGEAAPALKPCASPITAVAYAPDGSTLLLGVAAKNDFPLDTNPRTGNDLNLTLPTGLDLRRVPTGAEGRLYYLWVEIATDRTTPVRTYSRTRVHVIPEYTSTIGPTTPVIPLRSVTDATTGVTQEVASVVVPAGSDRQIFDLGELDVGDRIYLTLMSVPGYRRTYAAEGLNPLSGTNPAGLDYGFSVMILDTQEKLFAWYESGRVLFTSDTKLIVGHLSGNYYFVLDGKGGADTPSVDVRIQRAFADSSEPRQQYVHLNFAGASNIAVAGSNVFTIPAFTIEGRNAASVNTVRTAVIARVADLLGDYGFVVSASPPPSNTDPRLTIYFDVNGALLGAEIPDRDGDQQITTDDLQFWGLPNYIDPRNATLSGHAVVAVGDMLDVPAIAALGDGQLGLAIGNAAAHQIGLMCGLNETIQPQGAIDDVMTVSADQVAAAALQFTEADLAPTSDMEPIGTQDAPQLLSELFGVN; this comes from the coding sequence ATGCGACGGCCGCGCTCAATTACTCTATTCGGGCTGGCAGCTCCCTTGCTCCTGATGCAGACAACCCCGTCCGGGTGCTTGAGCGATGGGACGGGTGGCGGTGGATCTCCGCTTTTCAACCTGCCGCCGACGGCGGTGTTGACGAGCGACGTGCAACGGGGCGTGGCGCCCCTGAAGGTCTACTTTAGCTCGTCGGGCAGTTCCGACGACGGCGTCATCGTCCGCCGGGAGTGGGACTTCGGCGACGGCGTCGGCACCAGCCAGGAGATCTCCCCGACCTACACCTTCCAGAGCAACGGGATCTTCACGGTGCGGTTGACGCTCACGGATGATCGCGGGGCGACATCATCCACGACGATCGTGATCAGCGTGACCGAACGGCCGATCGCCATCATCGCGGTGGACCGGACGACGGCCGAGACGGCCCCGGCGACGTTTGAGTTCGACGGTTCGGCCTCGTTCGACCCCGATGCGGCCGAGGGGGAGACGCTGCTCTATCGTTGGGACTTCGGCGACGGCTCGCGGGAACTGCTGGCCTCGGTGTCGCACACCTTCGCGACCGCGGGCACCTATCGTGTGCGATTGACCGTGACGGACGCCGTGGGCGTGACCGGCAGCGCCGACAAAATCATCGAAGTCGGCATCCCGCGCCCGACGATCAGCTTCCGCGCGCCGCCGGCGGACATCGCCAACCTCGTGTGTTCGCCGAGCGCGCTGCTCTGGGTGCATGCAGCCTACTCGGTCACCCCGGGCGTGCCGTACACGCTGCGCGCCGGGCTGGATGGCGACCGGGACGCCTGCTCCGCGCAGGTTGTGCTGTACACCGCCGATTCGCGGGCTGAGCTGGCGAGCCTCGTCGACCCGACCACGGACCCGGAGGCGGAGCAGGGCGCCGTGCGGGCCGCGGTCTACGCACCCGTCGCCGGCAGCACCCGCGCGCTGGTGGGCGGCGATGACGGCGTGGTGCGGCTGTATGACACGATCAGCGGCGTGCTGTTGCGGCGCTATGGCGGGACCGGCGCGGGTGTGCGTTCGCTGGCTTTCGCGCCCGACGCGGCCACGTTCGCGGTGGGGTACAGCGATGGGACGCTGGTGCTCCGCGAGACGAACTCGAACGACGTGATCCGCCCATTTGTCGGGCATGTGGGGGCGGTGAACGCGGTGGCGTTCTCGGCGGACGGCACGCAGATGCTCGCCGGCGACGACAGCGGCAGCGCGATCCTCTGGAACGCGGCCGATGCCACGCAGGCGCTGCAACTGGACCACGCCGGATCGCCGGTGACGTCGGTCGCGTTCTCGCCGGTGGACCCGCAGCGGGTGCTCACCGGCAGCGCGGACGCGACGGCGCGGCTGTGGAGCACGGTGAATGGCAATCAGCTGCAGGAATTCGCCCCGGTGTTCAGCAACGGGGTGCTGATCTCCGGGCACAGTGACGCCGTCACTTCCGTGGCGTTCGCGCCTGCGGGCACGGTGATCGCGACGGGTAGTGCCGACAAGAAGGTGAAGCTGTGGGACGTGGCGCTGGGCAGCGAGACCGCCACGCTCAGCGGCCACACGGACGCGGTCCGGGCGGTGGCGTTCGCGCCCGACGGCAAGGCGTTGCTCAGCGGCAGCGACGATCGCACGGCCCTGATCTGGGACCTGGCAACGGGCGAGGCGGCGCCGGCTTTGAAGCCCTGCGCGTCGCCGATCACCGCTGTCGCCTACGCCCCGGACGGCAGCACGCTGCTGCTGGGCGTGGCCGCGAAGAACGATTTTCCGCTTGATACCAACCCGCGCACCGGGAACGATCTCAATCTGACACTGCCGACCGGGCTGGATCTGCGGCGTGTGCCGACCGGGGCGGAAGGGCGGCTGTATTACCTGTGGGTCGAGATCGCCACCGACCGCACGACCCCCGTCCGCACCTATTCCCGCACGCGGGTCCACGTGATCCCGGAGTACACGAGCACGATCGGGCCGACTACGCCGGTAATCCCGCTGCGCAGCGTCACGGATGCGACGACGGGCGTGACGCAGGAGGTGGCCAGCGTGGTTGTGCCGGCGGGCTCGGACCGGCAGATCTTCGATCTGGGCGAGCTCGACGTCGGGGACCGCATCTACCTGACCCTCATGAGTGTGCCGGGATACCGCCGCACGTACGCCGCGGAGGGCTTGAACCCGCTGAGCGGTACCAACCCCGCCGGGCTGGACTACGGCTTCAGCGTGATGATCCTCGACACGCAGGAGAAGCTGTTCGCCTGGTACGAGTCCGGGCGGGTGCTGTTCACGAGCGACACGAAGCTGATCGTCGGGCACCTGAGCGGCAATTACTACTTCGTGCTGGACGGCAAGGGCGGCGCGGACACGCCCAGCGTTGACGTGCGCATTCAGCGCGCGTTCGCGGACAGCAGTGAGCCGCGGCAGCAATACGTCCACCTGAATTTCGCGGGCGCGAGCAACATCGCAGTGGCCGGCTCGAACGTGTTCACGATCCCGGCGTTCACGATCGAGGGGCGTAACGCGGCGTCGGTCAACACGGTGCGGACGGCGGTGATCGCCCGCGTGGCGGACCTGCTGGGCGATTACGGCTTCGTGGTCAGCGCGTCGCCACCGCCCAGCAATACCGATCCGCGGCTGACGATCTATTTCGATGTCAACGGCGCGTTGCTCGGCGCGGAGATCCCGGACCGCGACGGTGATCAGCAGATCACGACGGACGACCTCCAGTTCTGGGGTCTGCCCAATTACATTGATCCGCGGAACGCGACCCTGAGCGGGCACGCGGTCGTCGCGGTTGGTGACATGCTCGACGTGCCGGCCATCGCCGCGCTGGGCGACGGCCAGCTCGGGCTGGCGATCGGCAACGCGGCGGCGCATCAGATCGGTCTGATGTGCGGGCTGAACGAGACAATTCAGCCGCAAGGCGCCATCGACGACGTCATGACGGTGTCCGCGGATCAGGTCGCCGCCGCGGCCCTCCAGTTCACCGAGGCAGATCTGGCCCCGACGAGCGACATGGAACCGATTGGCACGCAGGACGCGCCGCAACTGCTCTCGGAGTTATTCGGCGTGAACTAG
- the raiA gene encoding ribosome-associated translation inhibitor RaiA, with protein MQVTVSGRHMGVSDALKAYCLEKAERLPRFLDRIQAIEVVVDGKDGTHTVEMIVRSAGAQPFVATEQHADAYAAVDLLIDKIEEQLRRYKEKHRNRKHPPRATAGESPE; from the coding sequence ATGCAGGTAACCGTGAGCGGCCGGCACATGGGCGTGAGCGACGCCTTGAAGGCCTACTGCCTGGAGAAGGCGGAGCGTCTGCCGCGCTTCCTGGACCGCATTCAGGCGATCGAAGTCGTTGTGGACGGCAAGGACGGTACCCACACGGTGGAGATGATTGTCCGGTCGGCCGGCGCGCAGCCCTTCGTCGCGACGGAGCAACACGCGGATGCGTACGCGGCGGTCGACCTTCTGATCGATAAGATTGAGGAGCAACTGCGGCGTTACAAGGAGAAGCACCGTAACCGCAAGCACCCGCCGCGGGCGACGGCCGGTGAGTCGCCGGAGTAG
- a CDS encoding CAP domain-containing protein, with product MRYRLCLCLLGVASWALLMGGCPRQPEEESDTEPTRPGRGSTTGTGLTPTGTGGSGDAGTGSSTVVVGGDTGSATSTPDALSVEFPGCTEPAEGAFWRSEVLRLVNQERVRQGLNAVTLSSTLEAQATQYACEMIHYDFFGHENDTTGSTLTDRAAEFGYDYWIIGENLAAGQPSPAQAVADWLASPCHRENILNPAFTELGVGVRAGGDYGIYWVQEFGRPFTADPYAGEPYHDPECDHDD from the coding sequence GTGCGTTACCGTTTGTGCCTGTGCCTGCTCGGCGTCGCGAGCTGGGCGCTGCTGATGGGCGGCTGCCCGCGGCAGCCAGAGGAAGAGTCCGATACGGAGCCCACGCGTCCGGGCCGGGGCTCCACTACCGGCACCGGGCTGACACCCACCGGGACCGGGGGCTCCGGCGACGCCGGGACCGGGTCGTCCACCGTGGTTGTCGGGGGTGACACCGGCTCCGCAACGAGCACGCCGGATGCCCTGTCGGTCGAGTTTCCCGGCTGCACGGAGCCCGCCGAGGGCGCGTTCTGGCGATCGGAGGTCCTGCGGCTGGTCAATCAGGAGCGCGTTCGGCAGGGCCTGAATGCCGTCACCCTCAGCAGCACGCTCGAGGCCCAAGCCACGCAGTATGCGTGCGAAATGATCCACTACGACTTCTTCGGCCACGAGAACGACACGACCGGGTCGACACTCACCGATCGGGCCGCCGAGTTCGGGTACGATTACTGGATCATCGGGGAGAATCTCGCCGCCGGGCAGCCCTCGCCCGCCCAGGCCGTTGCCGACTGGTTGGCCAGCCCGTGTCATCGAGAGAACATTCTCAATCCGGCGTTCACCGAGCTCGGGGTGGGCGTGCGGGCCGGCGGCGACTACGGCATCTACTGGGTGCAGGAATTCGGTCGCCCGTTCACCGCGGATCCCTACGCCGGCGAGCCCTACCACGATCCTGAGTGCGATCACGACGACTAG
- a CDS encoding HPr family phosphocarrier protein, whose amino-acid sequence MAVERETVIPNKEGLHFRPIMQFVDIAQRYQAGVTVHCADRAADGRSPMEMLMLVATQGSKVRVVADGADAEQLLDELIRLVESGFGEM is encoded by the coding sequence GTGGCCGTCGAGCGAGAAACCGTCATCCCGAACAAGGAAGGCCTGCACTTCCGTCCCATCATGCAATTCGTGGACATTGCGCAGCGCTACCAGGCCGGAGTGACGGTGCACTGTGCCGACCGCGCGGCGGACGGGCGCAGCCCGATGGAGATGCTGATGCTGGTGGCCACGCAGGGCTCGAAGGTCCGCGTGGTCGCCGACGGTGCCGACGCGGAGCAGTTGCTCGATGAACTGATCCGGCTGGTCGAATCCGGATTTGGCGAAATGTAG
- the arfB gene encoding aminoacyl-tRNA hydrolase — translation MSADPTLPRVARSPRRRKRCSSFGHPRESASRSTSWPRILLCASRASPALSHGDLPVRSLQHADLTPWLEVRFDPARGPGGQHVNKVSTRATLCFDFRACPLLSQAQRARIAQRCAARLTRDGRLRVVAQQQRTQSANRALAETRLRELLAQALHVAPPRVPTRPSRGAQQRRVTTKKRRGETKRQRRAPGPGDD, via the coding sequence ATGAGTGCGGACCCCACGCTCCCGCGTGTCGCCCGCAGCCCGAGGAGGCGGAAGAGATGTTCTTCATTTGGACACCCCAGAGAATCCGCATCGCGGTCTACTTCGTGGCCGCGTATCTTGCTCTGTGCTAGCCGGGCGTCGCCCGCGCTATCGCACGGAGACCTGCCGGTGCGGTCGCTGCAACATGCCGATCTGACGCCGTGGCTGGAGGTGCGCTTCGACCCCGCGCGCGGCCCCGGGGGCCAGCACGTGAACAAGGTCAGCACGCGCGCCACGCTGTGTTTTGATTTTCGCGCTTGCCCACTGCTCTCGCAGGCGCAGCGGGCGCGCATCGCGCAGCGCTGTGCCGCGCGCCTGACCCGCGATGGCCGCCTGCGGGTCGTCGCTCAACAGCAGCGCACCCAGTCCGCCAATCGCGCGCTGGCCGAGACACGCTTGCGGGAGCTGCTTGCCCAGGCCCTGCATGTGGCGCCGCCGCGCGTCCCGACCCGCCCCAGCCGCGGCGCCCAGCAGCGCCGCGTCACCACCAAGAAACGCCGCGGCGAAACCAAGCGGCAGCGCCGCGCGCCCGGCCCCGGCGACGATTAG
- a CDS encoding NAD(P)H-hydrate dehydratase, with the protein MTTPKPEVPAPTTALPRRAPRPPDLHKGQAGHVAIFAGSRGLSGAAVLSGLGALRGGAGLVRVYCAASVQPIVAVAEPCLMTVPLPEDADGRIALDPAKVELNLDWAHVLAIGPGLGQSDAVAALVAALLVSFAGPVVVDADGLNNIAARGAAVWQPRAARATVITPHPGEMARLRVGLGLPQCRGADDNTRLAAAHECAVRAGVTVVLKGHRTVVSTPDATYVNATGNPGMASGGMGDVLTGLLAALLAQGLDAFAAARLGVYCHGLAADRCARDIAPVGYLAREVADALPAALADACRPQIGFR; encoded by the coding sequence ATGACGACGCCGAAGCCTGAAGTCCCCGCGCCCACCACCGCGCTGCCACGGCGCGCACCGCGCCCGCCGGACCTGCACAAGGGGCAAGCCGGGCACGTAGCCATTTTCGCCGGCAGCCGCGGACTCAGCGGCGCCGCTGTCCTCAGCGGGCTGGGAGCGCTGCGCGGCGGGGCTGGGCTGGTCCGCGTATACTGCGCGGCGTCGGTGCAGCCCATTGTGGCGGTGGCCGAGCCGTGCCTCATGACGGTCCCGCTGCCCGAAGATGCGGACGGCCGGATCGCGCTCGATCCGGCCAAGGTCGAACTGAATCTCGACTGGGCGCACGTGCTGGCAATCGGTCCGGGACTGGGGCAGAGCGACGCGGTGGCTGCACTGGTCGCGGCGCTGCTCGTATCGTTCGCCGGACCCGTGGTGGTGGATGCCGACGGGCTGAACAACATTGCGGCGCGGGGGGCTGCCGTCTGGCAGCCGCGTGCCGCGCGTGCCACCGTCATCACGCCGCACCCGGGAGAGATGGCGCGGCTGCGGGTCGGGCTGGGGCTGCCGCAATGTCGTGGCGCGGATGACAACACGCGTCTGGCGGCGGCGCACGAGTGCGCGGTGCGGGCGGGGGTCACCGTTGTCCTGAAGGGTCACCGGACGGTGGTCAGCACGCCCGACGCCACGTACGTGAATGCAACGGGCAATCCCGGGATGGCCAGCGGTGGCATGGGCGACGTGCTCACCGGCCTGCTCGCCGCCCTGCTCGCCCAAGGGCTGGATGCGTTCGCCGCGGCCCGGCTGGGCGTGTATTGCCACGGGCTGGCGGCGGACCGCTGCGCGCGGGACATCGCGCCGGTGGGTTACCTGGCGCGCGAGGTTGCTGACGCTCTGCCGGCGGCACTGGCCGACGCGTGCCGCCCGCAGATTGGGTTCCGCTGA
- a CDS encoding PTS sugar transporter subunit IIA codes for MKLLDLIDRKSIIPELEASDRNGVIRELVEVLAKAKLLEESAVEGIVRSIVTRERTRGTTGFGKGVAVPHVKVEGLPRIVASVGRSSRGIDFGSLDGQPVYSVFLIVSPAEQPEEHLRAMDLIFRHLQQEQFRKFLRQSDAVDKIYDLLNEADEKAPVA; via the coding sequence ATGAAGTTGCTTGACCTGATCGACCGCAAATCGATCATCCCTGAGCTGGAGGCTTCGGACCGGAATGGCGTGATCCGCGAGTTGGTGGAAGTGCTGGCGAAAGCGAAGCTGCTGGAGGAGTCGGCGGTCGAGGGCATCGTGCGTTCGATCGTGACGCGGGAGCGGACGCGCGGGACGACGGGGTTCGGCAAGGGCGTGGCGGTGCCGCACGTGAAGGTCGAGGGGTTGCCGCGGATCGTGGCCTCGGTCGGGCGGAGCAGTCGGGGGATCGATTTCGGCTCGCTCGACGGTCAGCCGGTGTACAGTGTTTTTCTGATCGTCAGTCCGGCGGAGCAGCCGGAAGAGCATCTGCGGGCGATGGATTTGATTTTTCGGCACCTGCAGCAGGAGCAGTTCCGCAAGTTTCTGCGGCAGTCGGACGCGGTGGACAAGATTTACGACTTGCTGAACGAGGCCGATGAGAAGGCGCCCGTGGCGTAA
- a CDS encoding LacI family DNA-binding transcriptional regulator has protein sequence MSKITIEDISKHTGLSRGTVSRALNDRPDISQQTKERVLDACRQLNYVPSHAARSLATGRRYAVAVLVDDLRAGLAGGFLRGVIVRARSERYAVHVSELGHEPESALEHLRTLVNERVDGVLIGTPLRADLAQRIGAQMNERPLVAAGRIPGAACDVVSPDYMEVGRLVARHILRGDSRRVLYVDQAGSPTAALRRAGFQEVCRASGIEPAALTVEVPPRESGATNRLDAVASRLGEVTAIAASDDCLAVELMMLCASHGRMAGRDIAVIGQGNESCGAWITPSLTTVDYGAEEIGQRAMDIALQRVTKARQDAPQEILVAPALVVRESTRSLT, from the coding sequence ATGAGCAAAATCACAATCGAAGATATTAGCAAGCACACTGGATTGTCGCGTGGGACCGTGTCCAGGGCGCTCAATGATCGTCCCGACATCAGCCAGCAGACCAAGGAACGGGTACTGGATGCGTGCCGCCAGCTCAACTATGTGCCGAGCCACGCGGCGCGCTCGCTCGCGACCGGCCGCCGCTACGCGGTCGCCGTGCTCGTGGACGACCTGCGCGCCGGGCTGGCCGGTGGTTTCCTGCGCGGCGTAATCGTCCGCGCCCGCAGCGAGCGCTACGCCGTGCACGTGTCCGAACTCGGCCACGAGCCCGAGAGCGCGCTCGAGCACCTGCGGACGCTGGTGAACGAGCGCGTGGACGGCGTGCTGATCGGCACGCCCCTGCGCGCGGATCTCGCGCAGCGGATCGGCGCCCAGATGAACGAGCGCCCGCTGGTTGCGGCGGGGCGTATTCCCGGAGCGGCATGCGACGTGGTGTCACCGGACTACATGGAGGTTGGCCGGCTGGTGGCCCGCCACATATTGCGGGGCGATTCGCGGCGCGTGCTCTACGTGGATCAGGCCGGTTCGCCGACGGCGGCGCTGCGCCGCGCCGGGTTCCAGGAGGTCTGCCGGGCGTCCGGGATCGAACCCGCGGCGCTCACCGTGGAGGTTCCGCCACGCGAGAGTGGGGCGACGAACCGACTGGACGCCGTCGCGAGTCGCCTGGGAGAAGTAACGGCGATCGCGGCGAGCGACGACTGCCTGGCGGTGGAGCTGATGATGCTCTGCGCCTCGCATGGGCGGATGGCGGGGCGTGACATCGCGGTCATCGGGCAGGGCAACGAGTCGTGCGGGGCCTGGATCACCCCGAGCCTGACCACCGTGGACTACGGCGCGGAGGAGATCGGGCAGCGGGCAATGGACATCGCGCTCCAGCGGGTGACGAAAGCCCGTCAGGACGCTCCGCAGGAGATTTTGGTCGCGCCCGCGCTGGTCGTCCGGGAGTCGACACGAAGCCTGACTTGA